In Gossypium raimondii isolate GPD5lz chromosome 12, ASM2569854v1, whole genome shotgun sequence, a single window of DNA contains:
- the LOC105763122 gene encoding probable carboxylesterase 17, producing the protein MRSKRMAAISFNPRLNVQGGRKNHGVVVEEIEGLIRIYGDGQVERPPIIPSAPCMVTNGVVSKDVAIEKFTNLWTRIYVPSYSSKMPLLVYFHGGGFCVGSASWRCYHEFLAALASKAGCIILSLNYRLAPENRLPAAYDDGINTLMWVKQEARNGANEHKWWLNQCRYSSLFLAGDSAGANIAYNVAIRSYGISGSSIKPLILKGIILIQPFFGGEERTISEMHAAQPPNSALTLSVFDTYWRLSLPLGANRDHPWCNPLAEGATTLRELKLPGAMVCISEMDILKDRNLEFCNALASAGKWVETRMYKGVGHAFQILHNSQFSQIRTQEMMSHLKAFINQ; encoded by the coding sequence atgaGATCAAAAAGAATGGCAGCCATTTCCTTCAATCCTAGACTCAATGTTCAGGGAGGCAGGAAGAATCATGGCGTTGTAGTTGAAGAGATTGAAGGGCTCATCAGAATTTATGGAGACGGGCAAGTTGAGAGGCCACCGATCATCCCTTCCGCCCCTTGCATGGTCACAAATGGTGTGGTATCTAAAGATGTTGCTATTGAGAAATTCACCAATTTGTGGACACGTATCTATGTCCCAAGCTACTCCAGCAAGATGCCTTTACTTGTCTACTTCCATGGGGGTGGATTCTGTGTTGGCTCAGCAAGTTGGAGATGTTACCATGAGTTCCTGGCTGCACTTGCTTCCAAAGCTGGTTGCATAATCTTATCTCTCAACTATCGTCTAGCTCCAGAAAACCGTCTTCCTGCCGCGTATGATGATGGGATCAACACTCTTATGTGGGTGAAACAAGAAGCTCGGAATGGGGCTAATGAACACAAATGGTGGTTAAACCAATGCCGGTACTCTAGTTTGTTCCTAGCAGGCGATAGTGCCGGTGCTAATATAGCTTACAATGTGGCCATCAGATCCTATGGAATATCTGGTTCCAGTATCAAGCCTTTGATTCTAAAGGGTATAATCTTGATTCAACCATTTTTCGGAGGAGAGGAAAGAACCATATCCGAAATGCACGCCGCACAACCACCTAACTCAGCACTCACTCTATCAGTTTTCGATACCTATTGGCGATTATCGCTGCCGTTAGGTGCCAACCGTGATCATCCATGGTGCAACCCTTTAGCTGAAGGTGCTACTACATTGAGGGAACTGAAACTTCCTGGTGCAATGGTGTGCATATCAGAGATGGATATACTGAAAGATAGGAACCTTGAATTCTGCAATGCGTTGGCCAGTGCTGGGAAATGGGTGGAAACAAGGATGTATAAAGGTGTGGGGCATGCATTTCAAATTCTGCATAATTCTCAGTTTTCTCAAATTCGGACACAGGAAATGATGTCCCATCTGAAGGCTTTCATTAACCAATGA